From the genome of Acidobacteriota bacterium:
CTGCTGGTGCTGAGGAGTGAGCTCGACCTGAATCTCATTGGCGATGGCATTGGCCACCTCCTGTTGCATGGTCAGAATGCCGCCGTGAGTGCGTTCATAACTGCGGGCCCAAACGTGGGTCTGATCCTTCACGCGAATGAGCTGAGCGGTGACGCGCACACGATCGGCTTCCGTCCGGATGCTGCCCTCGAGGACGTAGTCAACCGCAAGTTCCTTCCCAATCTGGTCCACCGCGACGCGGGCGCCTTTGTACTTCATCGCGGACGTGCGCGCGATTACTCCCAGCCGTTCCGGCTGCAGCGAGCCAAGCTGGGTGATCATCTCTTCGGTCAACCCATCGGCGAGGTATTCCCGCTCAGCGCCCGGGCTGTAGTTCTGGAAGGGAAGCACGGCCAACATGATCTTCGCAGTTGAGCGCGCGGCCGATGCCCGGCTGCGAACCAAATAAATCGCTGCGAGCGCAGTCAGTATCAGAACCATTGCGCTTGCAATCAGCAGGACTTTGCCGGGCACTAGTGTCGTGCGAGGCGGGATTTGTGGAACAGTAACCGCGGCAGCAGCGCTCGCGATGCCATTTCCTGAAGCGACAGGAGCGACGAAGCGATAACCCTTGCGGGGAACGGTCTGAACAAAACGGGGTTTGTCCGGATCGTCAGCCAGCACGCTACGGATCTGGCGTATGCAGGAGTTGAGTCCCTGCTCGAAGTCAACGAAGGTGTCCTGTCCCCAGAGCGCTTCCCTTATTTCCTCGCGGGTCACCAACTGGTTGGCGCGGCTCGCGAGCAGGATCAGCACCTTGGCCGGCTGAGGATGCAGCTTCAGCAGAAGTCCGCTCTTGCGCACCTCTCCCGAACTTGAATCGAGCTCAAAAACTCCAAAGCGAAGAACAGAATTGGGCGCGGAAGCTGTGGCCATAGTAAGCGCTGAGGGGGTGCCAGATTATAGTCCGGATTTCGCCCTGCAGGCCGCAATCATGTATTGAATCAACTCTTCTGCTTTCAGCTGATTGCGCAATCAGAAAAGAACTATGCGGACGATCATTGACCTTCTCTCCGCGAAGTAGCAAATATTCCGCTCGAGTCTCAATTCCGGCATGCATGGAAAAGACCGCAATCAAGCACAAAGGAGATTATTTATGCGATCGACCACTCGCTACTTCGGCCTCTCTCTTGAAGTCATTCTGCTGCTGGCATCGCTCGGCACAACCGCGTTCGCGAAAAACCCAACCTGCTCAGAAGTTGGCGGCGCGATTCTGACCAATATCGGCGGCTTTGGGCAAATCGATGGCCATCCCACGACCCTCGGTCCCGCCACCGGCGATCTGAAGGGCGCAGTGGGCGTCGAGATCAAGGACGTGAATCAGAGTTCGACCGTCATCACTGTGCAGCACCACTGGGTTACAGAGAACGGCGACACCCTGAATATCGATGAAGCCCAGGCGGCGGGCATGTTTCTCCCTAATTCGGCTTTGTTCGCGATCACCGACTATAAGATCACGCTGAGCGGCGGCACCGGACGTTTTGCCAACGCGACCGGCCAGATGAACGCAATCGGCGAAGTCGATTTCAGTACTGGCCATGCCATCCTCCGTTACTCCGGCCAGATTTGCTACAGCGCGCAGGAAAGACGCTAACATGACGACGCGGTCGGCTTGCTTTACGTGGAAGGCACGGCGGAGTTGAGACGTGTGACGCACTCTCCTACCCCAGCAAGAAAACCGAGTTGCCGGGGACCCCGAGTCTGCGTGGAGTTTTGCAGGGTGACGCTGGGGCACCCCCGGCCGCCAAGTCTAGTTCTGAAAAATCTCGAACAGCGAATTCGTCGTCTTGCCGATGTTTCCCAAGTCGCTGGTAAAGCTGTTTCCCAGGAAGCTGCCCGTAACATGGGCGCTGTTAAGTTCATTATTGAGCTGTGTGTGCAGACGCGCTCCGGGAAAGGTCTTCCAGTTCTGACTCAAGGTTCGGTTCGACATTACTCCATCCTGCTGCCAGTCAATCTGGATTACGCCGAACGGTCCTGGAGTGCAGGTGGAACTCTGGCCAGGGAAGTGTGTGCAGCTCGTTGCCATAAATCGGGACACCTGTGACGTGTCCACATTCAAACTCGCGACATTCGCATTGTTGAGTTGAGCCGCGTCATTCGGGATATAGCCACCGCCGAATTGGAAGGTGGAGGAGCCGTCCGGGCTCGAGAACGAGTAATTGTAGATAAGCAGGGTCTGCCCGCTGGTGTCCTGGCTCACAGAGATGTGAGCGATGTATCCGTTGATGCTGAAGGTGTCGTCGGCAAATGTGCCCGTCATGCGGGTACTGATCACCGGCGCACTGTCCTGCGCGAAAGCAAGTGTGGAAAGCGAGACAAGAACGAGAAGGAGGCGGATTTTCATGGCATGGGCCCTTTCTGCCCCGTAAGGGCATGTCTTTCTGGATTTCGGGGGCTTTGATGTCCTGAGATTTCGCAGCTCGCGTGCGAGTTGTCTCAGCCGCGAAGACTTCTCCGGATTGGCGCGAGGGTGGCCTGAGATGAATGTTCATCAGCCCGAGGGCGAGGAGTGAGGGAAAACGCCTCTTTCAAATACCGAAATGGGAATAAAACAGCTGCGGTTCAGGCACCTCAGTGGCACCAGAAAAATTTCCTAGTACGCGCCTTAGTTCTCTTAATTCTTCCGTCGGTCGCCACGCGGGGGGGCGTGGACGGATGGCGCACCTGCTGCCCACCCTTTGATGTTGGTTCCAATATGGAACTTTAGGATGTGGGTGCCCGGCTTATGGAGGGGCACCCTTTGTGTTGGAGTCCGAGCAAAAAAACCGAAACGGGAAAGAGCAGCCAGCCAGTCCTGTTTCGCTGTGGCCGAGTCCGAAAAGGCCCGCTCATTGCCGAGCGAATCTCGGCGGGGATGCTAAGAAACGTTTGTGCTGTGGAAGGCTACTTCCTGCCACTTGCCGCCTCGTTTCACGAAAACACGCGTAACCTGATGTCGCCCGCTCATGTCCTTGCCTTTTTGCGTGCCCTTCACATCAACAGTGTAGGTTGCAACTGCCGCGTTACCGTAATCACGAACTTTCACATCGCTGGTTTCAATTGACTGAATTTTCACATCGCCGTTCTTGAAGGCGCTTACCCATTCACTTTTGGTCAGTAGCTTGCCGTCCTGTCCCACTCGAGTGTAGTCCTCGGCAGCATTCTTCTCGGTGTAAGAGGAGTCACCCTTCAGTGTGGCTTCTCGCGACTGATTGAGCAGCGCCTTGATTTGATCTTCAACGCCGCTCGCACTCTTCTTTTCCTGCGCGACCGCGCTGGAAGAGAGACAAAGCGCCATGCACACTAATAGAGCCAGTGTTCCGATCCTGTTTTTCATGTGTTCTCTCCTGTCATTGCAATCAGACGAGCAGGAATGCTACTCGCCGACACGGAGCGAGTCAAAAATTGGTGCCGCACTCTGGCTGAATCTTGGCCAATTGCGGAATGTCTCACCTGAAGCAGAGTTGAAGTGTGCACCCGGAGAGAAATCCTGGTAATCACGAATTGCACCTCATTACTGCTTGAGAGAGAATGACACCCGGAGGCAGCCATCATGGTTCACACAGTAGTTGATGGAACGTTTCGGCAAACTAATTTGACCAACGAATCTTCCGAGTATCTGGCCAAGCGCGAGGAGCTTCGCCTTGCCGAAATCGAGCTCATGCGACAGCGCGAACGCGTCGCTGGGCTGCGCCGTAGTCTTCCTAAAGGTGCTCCTATTAAGGACTATCAATTTGAAGAGGGTCCACGTGACCTCAACGCTGGTGATGCGCCTGGGAGCACTGTCCGCCTCAGCGAACTCTTCACCCAGCGCAATCGCTCGCTCGTCATCTATCACTTCATGTTCGGAAAAAGGCAGACTAAGGCTTGCCCTATGTGCACCGCCTGGCTTGACGGTGCGAATGGTGTCGCCCATCATCTCGCTCAGAATCTTGACTTCGCTGTTGTCGCGGCCGCCGATCTGCCGACTCTGCGCGCTCACGCTCGCGAGCGGGGCTGGGACAAGTTGCGTCTCCTCAGCGCCGGCAACAACACTTTCAAATACGACTTCGGCAGCGAAGACCGCGAAGGCGGTCAGGATTCAACCGTTTCCGTTTTCACGCGCGACGCCGACGGCACCCTGCGTCACTTTTACACAGCGCATCCTTGGATGGCGCCGGACATTCGGGAGCGTGGCATCGATCTGCTCACTCCTATTTGGCACTTCATGGACCTCACCCCACAAGGCCGGGGCACTTGGTACGCCAGCCTTGCTTACGGTACCAAAGTCCAGGCTGCCTAGTTCACCTCGAGCCAAGGCTTAAACGCGCCATTTCAACGCGGAGTCTACGTACGAGTCGCATCATCGTACATGTTGAGGCTATACAAGCATCTCCGGGTTGCCGTTTACCAAGGAGTTAGGCGATCGCGTCTGAATTGCCGACAATCCGGAAGTCAGGAATTGCACCGGTTGCGCACGCGCTGCTCCGGTCAGCGGTATGATGCGAGTATGCCTATGAATCAGCAATGCCCAGTCTGCAAGGGTCGGCGGACAGACGGAAACGGCAGAACCTGCCGGCAGTGCGGCGGTACAGGAGAACTCAGGCCCGGCCCGGATGAGCGCGACGTGCAAGCCCATGTTCCATATCCGCACCGGCAAGGGCAGCAGCAGAAAGAAAAATCGTTACGCAAGCGCCTGATCAGCCCGATCCGGCAGGTCGCGCCGGTCCCCGAAGCCGAGTGGCTGGAGTTGGACAGAGCGGCCTCGGTGGAAGTGACTTCCGAGGATCCGCAGCATCCGATCGAAGGCGCCCTGCTGAGGGAAGACAAACGTGGATGGCGCGCGTCGGAAGCCGGCCCGCAAACTGTACGGCTCATCTTCGATCAGCCCCAGAATATCCAGCGCATTCAGCTGGCATTCGAGGAGAACGAGGCGGCCCGCACACAGGAGTTTGTCCTGCGATGGATGCCCAAAACGGGACAGTCCCATGAAATCGTGCGCCAGCAGTGGAATTTCAGTCCTCCAGCCACCGTCCATGAGGCTGAGAACTTCTCCGTACAGCTTTCCGGAGTGAGCACGCTGGAACTCGTCATCACTCCCGACATCAGCGGCGGAAAAGCTCATGCTTCTCTATCGCAATTGCGTTTAGCCTGACGTCGACCATGAAGGCCGAGCAGTACTCCAGGCGCGTAATTCAACGCTCACCAATATCACTGGTGCTCGACGCGACCCGCCGCTGGGGATCGCAAAATCCGGAAAGCCCGATCTGCCCCTTTGTGAACTGAGCGCCAGAAAGGAAATAGGACGATTAGCTTCGCAAATTTCCACGCTACGGAGCAGCCAGCGCTAGTTTGATCCTCTTCACATTGTTCTCCCGCTGGCTCTGACTGGGGATCTGCTGGGCTACGTCCAGGGCCTGCTCCAACGCGCGATGAGCTTCTGCCGATTGGCCTTTTCGCTTCAGCGCGTCGGCTTTGGTTTGCAGCAGCCAGGAGCGACCGAGGGCTCCCGGGTTGCGAGACAAGCCACGATCGCAGGCGACAATGGCTGCGTCGTAGTGTTTGGCTGCTTTTTCCATCTGCGCTACGCGCAGTGACGCGTTGTAATTGTGCGGCATGGCGAGCTCGGATGTTCGCAGCGAGGGGAGCACGCGTTCGGGATCGCCGTTTATCTGGATGGCTTCGACGCGGGCGATGTCCACGGCCGAGCGCTCCTCGTCATCCACCGGCTTAATAGCATCGAGTTCGGCCAGCCATTTGTCCTCCAAGCTTGCCGCCAGCGGTTCCTCATTCCGTGAAATAGCGAAGTACATGAGCGTGCGGTAAAGCTCGTTGCGCTCATCGCGTACCGTTTCGGGAGAGGAGAGAGCTTGTTTTGCCAGAGGCACCAGTCTATCCGAAGCCGCACTACGCCAGGCTGCGGCTGTGTCACCCTGGACCAAGCACCACATGCCCGCAGCAACAATGCTGGCAAAGGTATTGTCATGCGTCATGAGCGAGGCTTCCCGGGCGGCAGTTTCTGCGCACTGCTGATGCTGCTCATGCAATTGCAGCGCGGTGACGAGCGAATACTGGGCCACTGGGCGAGGCGGCCAGTCCGGCGGCGCGAGGCGCAGCGCTTCCTGATAAGCGGCGACAGCTTCCGGCGACTTGGTGCTGAGAAGCTCGTCGGCCCGTTGCAGGGCGGCGTCGGCCGACGACTGCGGATTTCGTGCGAGGCTCACTCCCCGGTCCAGGAACGCTCTGAGCTCCGTCTCGGACATAGCTCCCGGTTGATCGGACAGGACCTTGCCGTCGGCATTGATCACATAAAAGGTTGGAGTCGCACTGGCCTCAAAATGGGAAAAGAAATCCTGGTTCTCCGGCTTGTCGAAGTTCAATTCCAGCCAGACAAACTGTCCGGCGTACCTGCTGAGATCGGCATGCGCGAGCATGGTCCTCATCAGGCGGCAGCTCGATCACCACGGAGCCCAGCACTCGACGAAGATCGGCTGCTTGCGTTGCTTTGCTTGCGCGAGCGCTTGTTGATAATTGTCCTGGATGAACGGGAGCTCTGCGGCAAGCACTGGCGCAAAGCCGATAACGATCAGCAAAGCAAGAATCTTTTTCATGCGACGGGAGATGGACGCGTCCGGCAGGTCGAAGGTGAGCAAGAAAGCAGGGAACAGGTTACATGGGACAGGGAACAGCGGGATGGCGTGATCGCGTGATCAGTTGAAGTGAACAGCCAGTGCACAACAATAAGGGTGCCAAAAAATGCGACGGGCTGATCTCTCCATTCATGAAAGTACGTGCTCTAAAGATCGACCTTGATCCACACCGGAGCATGGTCGCTGGCGTTTAGTTCGCCCCGCACCCATCGGTCTACACTGCCGTCCGAAAGTCGCTTCGAGATGTTCGGTGAGAGCAGGAAGTGATCGAGTCGCATGCCTTTGTCCTTCTCCCATCGTTGAAATTTGTAATCCCAGAATGTCCAGAGTGGACCGGCTGGGCGCAGCTTGCGCATTGCGTCGGTCCAGCCTTGAGCGAGCAAACGCGCGAAGGCTTGCCGGCTTTCCGGCTGGATTAACGCGTTGTTGTCCAGGGAGCGAGTCGGATAGATGTCCTGCGGGGTGGGCACGACGTTGTAGTCACCAGCCAATATCACGGGTACACCGCTCGCCATGAGTTCAGCCGCATGAGTAATCAGACGCTCAAACCACGTCAGCTTGTAGTTGAATTTCGGACCAGGCTGCGGATTCCCGTTGGGCAGATAGATGGAGGTGACCAGGACTCCATTCACAGCCGCTTCGATGTAGCGCGCCTGACGATCTTCAGGATCGCCGGGCAGGCTTGAGCGGGTCAGCACAGGAGGGTGGTTCCGCGCGAGAATGGCCACTCCATTCCAGGAACGCTCGCCTTGCCAAACTGCTTCGTATCCGAGCTGGCGAAAGGCATTCACGGGAAAACCGTCGTGATCTGCCTTGAGTTCCTGGAGACTCACAACGTCCGGCTTCGCTTTGGCCAGCCAGGCCAAGAGATTATCCAGCCGCTTGTGGATGTTATTAATGTTGAAGGTCGCGACTTTCACAATAGGCAATTAGCGAATAGCAGATCGACTGTAAAGGTGGCACTATCCTTCGTTGTCCGGTGGCCCGGCTGCTCCTGCCAGGTCTTGCGACTTAATTTTCTCCACGTTAAATCTTGCGGCGCGTTCGCGCATGGTTTGAAGCAGGTCTTCCAGCTCGGGCGAGTCGCCTTTGATCCAGCGTAGAGGATTGATGCGAGCTACCACAAACGATCTTAGATAGGGACTGACTAGCCCGCGCTCCTTGAGTTTTTTCACTACGGCTGCGACCTTCTCCTCGAGGTCGAGTACCGATTTGGCATTCTTCTCGTGCTGCTTGAGGGAGATTCGCAGCGGCTCGTCAGTGAAGGCTTCAAGGCGGCGCAGGATCGGGTGATAGACTCCGCCACCAAAGCGGGGTACACGTTCGTAGCAGATGCCAAGTGTGACCAGCGCGGCTTCGTCAAGGTAAAACGTAAATTTGGATTCGGGACGGGAGGCGTCTTCGTCAACCAGTCCGCGGTAGATGCGGATCACCTCGAGAGAGCGCTCTTTCAGGTTATGGGCTTTCTCCGTGTTGAGAGCCAGGATCTGCCATGCGACTTCCCGATCTGGAACCACGAGCGCCGAAATAGATTTGGCTCCCAGGCGACGCATGGCTGCAAGGCGATGGCGTCCGTTGGGGGTCCAGAAGCCCCCGCCATTAGGAGCGGTGACAGCGATGATGGGATCGAGAAAGCGTCCGGTCTTATTGATTACGTCGGCCAGGCGCTTGTGATGCGCGTCGGAGAGGTCGCGCTGAAAGGGTGTGGGCTCGATAGCGTCGATCGGCAGAATGGAGACCAGGACAGCATGACCGCCAAGCGGATCTTTATAGGAACCTACGACGCATCCGCCGGCTTTCTGAACGGCTCCGGCGATCTCGGCTGCATTTCCTGAAGGTTCAGGTAACTGGCACTCTGCCGGGCCGAGCCCCTTCGTTCCGGGCTTCGCTTTGCGGGGACGCTTCTTCGGCGCTGCGCGTTTCACCATAGGGATTCCCATTCTAGTCGCTCGCCACTCCACGCCGAATGGTGAAACGAATTCCGGCTGCGAGCAACGGATTCAGCGTGAACGTGGCTTAATTCACTGGTGTTCGCGGAACAGTGAATTTATCAGCGAATTTAACAGCGAATATTTTCTCAAGATGAGGGCGAGCAACGGACGATTCCCCGCAACCTCCTGCCCCGTCAGGAATTACGGACATTCGCGATTTTTAGCCGCCAAAAAGAACAGTGAATAACAGTGAATAAGCAGTGAATTGTGAAATTCGCATCCGTTGCTCGCGCCAACATAAGATGATTGCCACGAGCACTTTCCCAAAGCCGCCTGAGTTCCAAAATGAAATTTTCGTTGACTCGCAATCTTGACTCGTGGTAGCACCGAACCAGGTTCGGTGCTGAGGAATAGTTTAGGGACGGAAACGATTTCCAGTCATCATTTGGATTTTCAGGTGGGAGCCCCAGATTTGGGCCTTCAGGTGGGTGGAAGCCCCCGACTTCAGTCGGGGGAGCAAGGCTTTTCAAGCCTTGCGAAAGAAGCGATCGCATAACATTTTGTGGGCTTTAGCCCTGGCGCTTCCCGATCTGAAACCCCACGGCTAAAGCCGCAGCGAAGGCGAATGCGCGCGTTTGCGAGGCTTGAAAGCCTCTCCCACGCATGAATGCGTGGGCTCCCACCCAAAAGGCAAGAGCGTAGGATCGCCCCTGATTTGGATTTTCAGGTGGGAGCTCCCAAATTTAGGTTTTCAGGTAGGAGCCCCCGGATTTATCCGGAGGCAATGCTTCAGCGTTGCAAAGAAGTCCCAACGACGGAATAAACCTAATATAAACAATGGGGTACGCGCATTACGTTAGTGCTTTGACTTTCCCCTCCTGGGATGGCAACTTTATGCACATAACCGAAGTGGCATTTCCCCACCACCGAAGGAAGGGATCAATAGAGCCGAACTTCTCCCCTACTCTCCGCTAAGGATTTCTGTACCCGGACTTGGAAGGTACCGCGAGTGAGCGCTCTGGCCGACGCTTACTGAAAGGCGGTTTCGTGGCCAAGGAATGAGAGGGTAAGAAAGTGAGAAATTCAAGCTCTTTCCTGCGCGGACTCGCCTTTCTTCTTGTTCTGTATCCTTCGTTTTTGTTCTCCCAGGCACCCGTTAGCGACGACACCTTTTCGTCTGCCGATCGCAAAGCAAACTATGGCGATAAAGATTACCTCGCGGTGCAGAGTCCTGCCTCGACTGCATACATCAGGTTCGATCTTTCCCGCTTGCCGCAAGGAATAACCGGAGAACAAATCAATAAGGCCACGGTTCGACTCTGGGTTTCCGCTGTCACTCAGCCTGGTTCACTTGATGTGGTCCGCGTGGCGAGCTCGTGGAATGAGGACACACTCCAAGGCAACAACTTGCCGTTACTTGGAATTACTGATGTACACAACGTGCAAGTGTCCAAGGAATCAAAGAACCATTATCTGGTCATCGATCTCACTGACTTAGTGCGGGACTGGGTGAACAATGCGCAAATGAATTACGGCATCGCCCTCGTTCCCGCAGGAAATATCTCTGCGGCGTTCGATAGCAAGGAGAACGGAACCAACAGTCACGACGCAGAATTGAACGTGGAGCTCCAAAAAATCGGACCGATGGGTCCACAAGGGCCTCAGGGTGTGCGCGGCTTGGTTGGAGCTGCCGGAGCCGCTGGACCTGCAGGGCCGCAAGGTGTACCGGGACCTGCCGGACCTGCGGGCGCAACCGGGTCTGCTGGACCTGCCGGAGCAGTTGGCCCCGCCGGAGCTCCTGGACCGAAAGGGGATACCGGTGCAACCGGAGCCCAGGGTCTCGCCGGACCGCAAGGACCCAAAGGTGATACCGGAGCAACCGGCGCACAAGGTCCAAAGGGGGATACCGGTGCAACCGGAGCCCAGGGACCTACCGGAGCGCAAGGACCCAAAGGTGATACCGGAGCAACTGGCGCACAAGGTCCGAAGGGTGACACCGGAGCAACCGGAGGCCAGGGGCCCGCCGGCGCTGCTGGTCCACAAGGCCCTGCTGGAGCAACCGGCGCGCAAGGTCTGAAGGGTGACACCGGAGCAACCGGAGGGCAGGGGCCCGCCGGCGCTGCTGGTCCACAAGGTCCGGCCGGAGCAACCGGCGCGCAGGGTCCGAAGGGTGACACAGGTGCGATGGGAGTCCAGGGACCCGCCGGTCCGCAAGGCCCGGTTACGTTGGCGTATCCAGACAATCCTCCAGCCAATCCGTCAGCTTACGATGACGAGTTCAATTCTGGGACTTCACTCAAATCCATCTGGGCTGGACCCAGCGCAGGAGTGGTTGATGGCGAGAATGCAGCGTCCTCTGTTGCCGGCTGGGACGTGAACAACACCATCCCAGATTGGTTGAATGTCCATCTCAGCAACGTGGGCGGAGCAAGCTTCGTCATTCAGCAAGCCACTGCCCCGAGCGCTCCGTTCTCCTGCACGGTGAAGTTCAGCATGGCAGGCTTCGCGAATTTTACTGGAGTGTATCTCTACTTCATGAACGGAACTTCTGGCGCAGCCACGGATGGAGTCCGGCCAGGAGTTGAATTCAATCCCTCTGCTTTGGCTTACCAGAGTGTTCAGGCGACATTTAGCACAAAAGATTCGGGCAACTGGAATTTCACTCGCAGCGGGCATGTGATCCCACTTTGGGGAACCTTCTACATGCACGTGAAGTACGATGGAACAAGCTGGCGCATGTGGATATCGCCGAATGCGGTTTCATGGCTTGAAGTAACGTCAGGCAACTTCGTGAAAGCCTTCACGGTTCGTGCTGTTGACGTCTCGATCAAGCTGAACGGCGCAAGCACTGATTCGCGCTTCGGCGTAGATTGGATCCGCTTCAACTGGCTCACGCTTCCGTAACTTGGGAGCCACCCAATGTCGAACGATCAGTGGCCCTCACGTAAGTGTGCGCGACTTGATTGCGTTCGTGCTGCACCGCTCGGCCCAGTCTTTCTTCCCGTTTCGGCTTCTGGGTCCGAGTGCGCCACCCGCCCCTTAGCAGACCTGCCCGGTACCAATCTGCGGTCGTTCAAACGTAACCAGTAGCCCGATTTAGGATCGCGTTCGCCCGGCACCCTTCTTGAGACGAACGGAAAGACACTCGGTCTTGATGCGATTCGGATTCAAAGCGCGCAGCAGATGGGCTGG
Proteins encoded in this window:
- a CDS encoding carbohydrate-binding protein, whose translation is MISPIRQVAPVPEAEWLELDRAASVEVTSEDPQHPIEGALLREDKRGWRASEAGPQTVRLIFDQPQNIQRIQLAFEENEAARTQEFVLRWMPKTGQSHEIVRQQWNFSPPATVHEAENFSVQLSGVSTLELVITPDISGGKAHASLSQLRLA
- the xth gene encoding exodeoxyribonuclease III, coding for MKVATFNINNIHKRLDNLLAWLAKAKPDVVSLQELKADHDGFPVNAFRQLGYEAVWQGERSWNGVAILARNHPPVLTRSSLPGDPEDRQARYIEAAVNGVLVTSIYLPNGNPQPGPKFNYKLTWFERLITHAAELMASGVPVILAGDYNVVPTPQDIYPTRSLDNNALIQPESRQAFARLLAQGWTDAMRKLRPAGPLWTFWDYKFQRWEKDKGMRLDHFLLSPNISKRLSDGSVDRWVRGELNASDHAPVWIKVDL
- a CDS encoding chromosome partitioning protein ParB; amino-acid sequence: MGIPMVKRAAPKKRPRKAKPGTKGLGPAECQLPEPSGNAAEIAGAVQKAGGCVVGSYKDPLGGHAVLVSILPIDAIEPTPFQRDLSDAHHKRLADVINKTGRFLDPIIAVTAPNGGGFWTPNGRHRLAAMRRLGAKSISALVVPDREVAWQILALNTEKAHNLKERSLEVIRIYRGLVDEDASRPESKFTFYLDEAALVTLGICYERVPRFGGGVYHPILRRLEAFTDEPLRISLKQHEKNAKSVLDLEEKVAAVVKKLKERGLVSPYLRSFVVARINPLRWIKGDSPELEDLLQTMRERAARFNVEKIKSQDLAGAAGPPDNEG